In one window of Cupriavidus necator N-1 DNA:
- a CDS encoding MarR family winged helix-turn-helix transcriptional regulator, with amino-acid sequence MSRLPSTDQPAESTAGPFDTTQYQMCDSVGYLMQRAKNMLAHGVEQEVSSLDITQAQASCLMMLATGRAATVTDLGRELNTDMGSVTRLLSRMEKRGLIERRRRDADRRVVDLSVTPQGKELVERLPAIFCKVLAHHFRGFSEDEIQLLRNMLRRIIDNNSG; translated from the coding sequence ATGTCACGGCTCCCTTCCACCGATCAGCCAGCCGAATCCACGGCCGGCCCGTTCGACACCACCCAGTACCAGATGTGCGATAGCGTCGGCTACCTCATGCAACGCGCCAAGAACATGCTGGCGCATGGGGTCGAGCAGGAAGTGAGCAGTCTGGACATCACGCAGGCCCAAGCCAGTTGCCTGATGATGCTGGCCACCGGCCGCGCCGCGACCGTCACTGACCTGGGCCGCGAACTGAATACCGACATGGGCTCGGTCACGCGCCTTCTCAGCCGCATGGAAAAGCGCGGGCTGATCGAACGCCGGCGCCGCGACGCCGACCGCCGCGTGGTCGACCTGTCGGTCACGCCACAGGGCAAGGAACTGGTGGAACGGCTGCCCGCCATCTTCTGCAAGGTACTTGCCCACCACTTCCGCGGTTTTTCCGAGGATGAGATCCAACTGCTGCGCAACATGCTGCGGCGGATCATCGATAACAACAGCGGGTAG